The region CGGCTCCTCGATGGTCCCCTTCGCCGAGCGGGTCATGTTCTTGATGTTCAGCTTCTCGAACCGCACCAGGCCGTACGACCTGGCCAGCATGGTCGAGGTCTTCTCGCACCAGTCCTTGCGCCGGTCTGCTTCACGGGCTTTGAGCTTGGCGACCCTCGCGTACCCGGCCGTCTTCTGCGGGCTGTTCCTGGGAGCGCGGGCGGCACGCCGCTGATGTTTGCGGATCTGCGCCCGCTCACGGGTGGTGAGCTGGGGGCAGTTCAGGGTCCGGCCGTCCGACAGGGCCGCGGTGATCGTGACACCGCGGTCGATGCCGATGACCTCGCCGGTGTCCGGCGCCATGACCGGGGCGGGGACGACGGCGAAGGCGATGTGCCACTGCCCGTTCTTCCAAGTGACCCGGAACGTCTTCGCCTGCGGCAGCTCGGTCCGGGTGAGACGGAAGCGGACCCAGCCGCAGCCCGGCACCTTCACCTGTGCCCATCGCCGGTTCAGCTTCTGGACCACCACCGAGCGGCCCATGATCTGCCTGCCCGTCTTCGCGTTCAGCTTCGGGCCGCCGTCGGTGTCGAACTCCGGGACGCGGTCGGTGCCGACGACGCGGAAGCCCTCGTGCCGGTGCTTCCTGCGCCAGGTCGGCTCGCCGAACCCGGAGGTGAACCGCGCCTGCTTGGCCCTCCCGAAGTCCTTCAGTGCCTGCTGCTGCACATCCGCGTTGCCCTTGCGCAGCCACTCACTGGTGGTGCGGGCCTCGGTGAGCTGGCGGCACTGCTCGGCGAAACCGGGCGCGGCCTTCCTGCCCCTGTACCAGTACGAGTGCTGCTCGACGGCCAGGTTCCACACGTACCGGGCGTGCGCGCAGTGCAGCAGCATCTGCTGCTCCTGCTCACCCGTGGGGTACAGCCGAAACCTTGCCATGGGACCAATCTAGCTCAACCATGGTCCCATGAAACATGTGAACCTGAGACTCCCCGACGATCTGCACGAACAGGCCCGAGCCGCCGCCGAGGCCGACGACCGTTCCCTGAACTCCTGGCTGATCGCCGTCGTGCGACGCGCCGTCACGTCGGGCAAGACACCAAAACGCCCTGAAGGCGATTCGGCCACCCCTGCCCCGCCACGCGGGAGCGGGCATTCGCACCAGTCCTGAAGGACCGGGCACCCTGCCCGAAAACAAGGTGGACGTGGACGGTGCGCAGATGCATCTCGTGCGGGGCGCGGATCTGACTGTGGCTGTTGAGCAGGACCCGCAGCAGGGTCGAGCCGGAGCGCACGGACGAGAGCACGAAGACGGGCGAGTCCACCAGCCGCGGGGCGGGCGGGGCGACGTACGGCCGCCCGTCGGGGCCCTCGGGACTCCGGGGCGAGAGCACCCCGTCGAGGGTTCGCCGCGGCGGGCGCACCGCCTCCGCCATCAGCCTCCCCCGGCGCTTCAGTCCCTTGCCGATCGCGGACATACGCGGGTCTCGCACCGTGACACCTCTTTCTCGCTGGTCCCCGCATCACAACGGGGAAGGGCGAACTCCAGGTGTCGCACAGAAGAAGCGCCGTGGTCACGGCGGGCGCGAAACCCGCCGCGACCAGGCATTTTACCGTTTCCTTAATACTTCATGGGAACTGGGATCACGCCTTCACCACGGCCAGCCGCAGCGTCTGCACCTCAAAGGGGCGCAGTGCGACAGGAACCGCGTTCCCGTCCGTGCCCACGGTCGTCAGCGGGCGCTCCAGGAGGTCGGTCACCTGGGCCCCCGCCAGCGGGAAGCCGGTGCGCAGGGTGCCGGTGCCGCGACCGCCGCGGGACTCGTAGAGGCGTACGACGACGTCGCCCGAGGCGTCGTCGGCGAGCTTGACCGCCTCGATGGTAACGCCCTCCCCGTCCACGGAGACGACGGGCTCGACGGGACCGGCCGAATCCGCCACCCGCAGCGGCAGGTTGAGCGCGTAGCCCTCCGCGATCGCGTCCTCGATGCTCGCCCCCGGCAGCAGCGCATAGGTGAAGCGGTGCTTGCCCTGGTCGGCCTCGGGGTCCGGCACGCGCGGGGCGCGCACGAGGGACAGGCGTACGGTCGTGGTCGTACCGCCGTCCTCGCGGACCGTGCGGGAGACGTCGTGGCCGTACGTCGAGTCGTTGATGACCGCGACGCCGTAGCCGGGCTCGGCGATGTGCACCCAGCGGTGACCGTAGACCTCGAAGCGGGCGGACTCCCAGCTGGTGTTGGTGTGGGTGGGCCGCTGGACATGGCCGAACTGGATCTC is a window of Streptomyces mirabilis DNA encoding:
- a CDS encoding RNA-guided endonuclease InsQ/TnpB family protein, which encodes MARFRLYPTGEQEQQMLLHCAHARYVWNLAVEQHSYWYRGRKAAPGFAEQCRQLTEARTTSEWLRKGNADVQQQALKDFGRAKQARFTSGFGEPTWRRKHRHEGFRVVGTDRVPEFDTDGGPKLNAKTGRQIMGRSVVVQKLNRRWAQVKVPGCGWVRFRLTRTELPQAKTFRVTWKNGQWHIAFAVVPAPVMAPDTGEVIGIDRGVTITAALSDGRTLNCPQLTTRERAQIRKHQRRAARAPRNSPQKTAGYARVAKLKAREADRRKDWCEKTSTMLARSYGLVRFEKLNIKNMTRSAKGTIEEPGKRVAQKAGLNRAILAQGWGLLRRRTEHKAPGRVEDVPAPYTSLRCSACGWIDKNSRKSQAEFVCSSCGFTCNADTNAAANVAAGQDGESRPGCQARAGGTTPPRRRSSVREPQPTRVGIPLF
- a CDS encoding Arc family DNA-binding protein, which produces MKHVNLRLPDDLHEQARAAAEADDRSLNSWLIAVVRRAVTSGKTPKRPEGDSATPAPPRGSGHSHQS